TCGTGAAATAAGACTTCTTCATTAGTAGGAGTCTGAAGTCTAATTTCTTTCTTTTGACAGTCCACAATGGCATGGTTTTTAGCTAACCAGTCCATTCCGAGGATAATGTCAAACTCAACCATATTGAATTGAATTAATTCCACTTCAAAAgttggttcattgatacaaattTCACAGTTTCGATACACTTTCTGAGTTTCAATTGTTTTGCTGGCAGGTGTTGCTACTCTTAACAGTTCACTAAGAATATCATGCTCAAGTTTAAGCTTATTGGCAAATCTTCTAGACACAAATGAATGTgtggcaccacaatcaaacaaagTATATGCAGGCATTTTATTGAGTAATCTGGTACCTGCCACCACTTCGTTGCTGTTATCGGCTTCCTCTTGGGTTATTGCATAGACCCGAGCATTAGTCTTGTTTTCTTGTTGTTTGCTAGCTCTTGTTCCTTTGTCCTTGTTGTCTGGACAATCTCTAATTCGATGGCCCACTTTTCCGCACTTAAAACATGCCCCTGACTTCCGATAGCATTCTCCGATATGATACTGTTTACAGGTGTCACACCACTTCCCTTCTCTATTGCTAGTATTGCCAGAACTCCCTTTGAAAGACCCTCCTGAATAGTTTGTTTTCTTAAACTTGGGACCGTTCTGAATAGATTGATTGATCATCGGCTGTTTGTTCTTGTTTTCTTCCTCGCGCCTCTTGATATCAGTTTCTGCGCTCATTGCAGCTCCCATTAAATCTGCAAAACTGCTAGGTTTGAATACTGCCAGTGCCGACTGAATTCGGTTGTTGAGTCCCTTTTTGAAACGATGCATCATCATGGTTTCGTCAGACATAATTTTGGGGACATAAATTCCAAGATCATTAAATCTCGACGTGTATTCCATTACCGTCATGTCTGGTGACTGtctgaaattttcaaattcattcagcttttgtagacGAAACTCGGCTGGATAGTATTGCTTCAGAAATTCTTTCTTAAAAATCTGCCATGTGATTTCCCCCACTTCCTTCAATGATGGTGACACAGTCTCCCACCACTTCCTAGCTCGATCCTCTAGAAACGGTGCTACAACTTCTAATCTCAATTCTTCAGGTACCTCTAGTAAGTGTAGTTGTGATTCGACGTTTTTAAGCCAGTTATGACTGACTTCTGGGTCTGGGTTTCCATCAAAGGTCGGAACTCGGTTCCTCCTGAGAGATTCGTAATGGTACTTAATTCCACGGGGTTGTGGTTCAGGTAGTGGTTGTATGGCATTGGCAAGGGGGTTCACAATTCCTTGTAATGTAGCTTCTACAATAGTTGTTATTGCCATCATATCCTCTTGGCTCAGGTTCACCctgggtggtggtggtggtggtggattcTCGTTTTGATTGCCGCCACGAGGATTACGGTTGTGATGGGGAGGTCTGCCTGCCATATCCTATaaacatgtattttattaatttgtttgccaCCATATTTAACCAATGaaataatttcattaaattataaaaagttTTCATACAACCGATGTTGTCAAATAATTGATCAAACACTTCTAGATAC
This region of Primulina eburnea isolate SZY01 chromosome 14, ASM2296580v1, whole genome shotgun sequence genomic DNA includes:
- the LOC140811147 gene encoding uncharacterized protein yields the protein MAGRPPHHNRNPRGGNQNENPPPPPPPRVNLSQEDMMAITTIVEATLQGIVNPLANAIQPLPEPQPRGIKYHYESLRRNRVPTFDGNPDPEVSHNWLKNVESQLHLLEVPEELRLEVVAPFLEDRARKWWETVSPSLKEVGEITWQIFKKEFLKQYYPAEFRLQKLNEFENFRQSPDMTVMEYTSRFNDLGIYVPKIMSDETMMMHRFKKGLNNRIQSALAVFKPSSFADLMGAAMSAETDIKRREEENKNKQPMINQSIQNGPKFKKTNYSGGSFKGSSGNTSNREGKWCDTCKQYHIGECYRKSGACFKCGKVGHRIRDCPDNKDKGTRASKQQENKTNARVYAITQEEADNSNEVVAGTRLLNKMPAYTLFDCGATHSFVSRRFANKLKLEHDILSELLRVATPASKTIETQKVYRNCEICINEPTFEVELIQFNMVEFDIILGMDWLAKNHAIVDCQKKEIRLQTPTNEEVLFHEKSKERKFLLSASQAWKAVKGGE